A single window of Hirundo rustica isolate bHirRus1 chromosome 16, bHirRus1.pri.v3, whole genome shotgun sequence DNA harbors:
- the FKBP1A gene encoding peptidyl-prolyl cis-trans isomerase FKBP1A: MAVTAAAAHTRPLLRRAAGAAGASGTGTGMGVHVETIAPGDGRTFPKRGQTCVVHYTGMLEDGKKFDSSRDRNKPFKFVMGKQEVIRGWEEGVAQMSVGQRAKMTISPDYAYGSTGHPGIIPPNATLIFDVELMKLE, from the exons ATGGCGGTGACCGCCGCGGCTGCGCACACGCGGCCCCTCCTCCGTCGggctgcgggcgctgcgggTGCgagcggcaccggcaccggcatgGGCGTGCATGTGGAGACCATCGCCCCCGGCGACG GGCGGACGTTCCCCAAGCGCGGCCAGACCTGCGTGGTGCACTACACGG gtATGCTGGAGGATGGGAAGAAGTTTGATTCCTCCCGCGACAGGAACAAGCCATTCAAGTTTGTGATGGGCAAGCAGGAGGTGATCCGCGGCTGGGAGGAAGGAGTCGCTCAG aTGAGCGTTGGTCAGCGGGCAAAGATGACCATCTCCCCAGATTACGCTTACGGTTCCACTGGCCACCCAGGGATCATCCCACCAAACGCCACTCTAATTTTCGACGTGGAGCTCATGAAATTGGAATGA
- the SDCBP2 gene encoding syntenin-2, with the protein MATLYPSLEDMKGHQVLQAQAAAGVRTPATTVVTEKPKLTSGTEPPVLYPNLAELENYMGLALSSEEIQKNLRTEDSTALTPAGPSPGQLVAPLSGNNAGMRRAEIKPGVREIHLCKDERGKTGLQLKNVDQGIFVQLVKANSPAALVGLRFGDQVLQIDGKNCAGWSSDKAQRALKKANPEKIVMVVRDRPFQRTVTVHKDSTGHIGIVVKKGKIVSLAKDSSAARNGLLTHHCICEVNGQNVIGMKDKQLTEVLAGAGNVVTLTIIPTVIYEHMVKRLSSGLVKSSMDHSIPDL; encoded by the exons ATGGCAACACTCTACCCCTCCCTGGAGGACATGAAGGGCCATCAGGTCCTGCAG gcacaggcagcagctggggtgAGGACCCCCGCCACCACAGTGGTCACCGAGAAGCCGAAGCTCACCTCGGGCACTG AGCCGCCTGTACTGTACCCCAACCTAGCCGAGCTGGAGAACTACATGGGGCTGGCGCTCTCCAGCGAGGAGATCCAGAAGAACCTGCGCACGGAGGACAGCACC GCGCTGACCCCCGCCGGGCCCTCCCCAGGCCAGCTGGTCGCTCCCCTGAGCGGGAACAACGCGGGGATGCGGCGGGCAGAGATCAAGCCGGGCGTGCGGGAGATCCACCTGTGCAAGGACGAGCGGGGCAAGACGGGGCTGCAGCTGAAGAACGTCGACcag GGCATCTTCGTGCAGCTGGTGAAGGCCAACTCGCCGGCAGCGCTGGTGGGGCTGCGCTTCGGGGACCAGGTGCTGCAGATCGACGGCAAGAACTGCGCAGGATGGAGCAGTGACAAGGCCCAGCGCGCGCTGAAGAAGGCCAACCCCGAGAAAATTGTCATGGTGGTGCGGGACAG GCCTTTCCAGCGCACCGTGACCGTGCACAAGGACAGCACCGGCCACATCGGCATAGTGGTGAAGAAGGGGAAGATCGTGTCGCTGGCCAAGGACAGCTCGGCCGCCCGCAACGGGCTCCTCACCCACCACTGCATCTGCGAGGTGAACGGCCAGAACGTCATCGGCATGAAG GATAAGCAGCTCACGGaggtgctggcaggggctgggaacGTGGTGACACTGACCATCATCCCCACCGTGATCTACGAGCACATGGTCAAACG gcTCTCATCAGGGCTGGTGAAGTCATCCATGGACCACTCCATCCCTGACCTGTGA